A window of Panicum virgatum strain AP13 chromosome 8K, P.virgatum_v5, whole genome shotgun sequence contains these coding sequences:
- the LOC120645000 gene encoding dirigent protein 3-like has protein sequence MAPSSSAKQLIAVAGAAFLLATAVAFLLAAESGRPQPVHLRLYMHDVMRGPGTTAIHLIHGVGPPHDVEPGAYFGDTAAIDDVVTEEPNASARAVGPAQGTYMLASQHEEVLAVAVTVVLTAGPYSGSTFSMAGRVRVYDDKAEAAVVGGTGRLRRPAGYLTWRMVELVVSEGYVMVELDVHMSVPPVSAAGGNWWSSLLRSIN, from the coding sequence ATGGCCCCCAGCTCCTCCGCAAAGCAGctcatcgccgtcgccggcgcggctttcctgctcgccaccgccgtggctttcctgctcgccgccgagtCCGGCCGCCCGCAGCCGGTGCACCTGCGGCTGTACATGCACGACGTGATGCGCGGGCCGGGGACGACGGCCATCCACCTCATCCACGGCGTCGGGCCGCCGCACGACGTCGAGCCGGGCGCCTACTTCGGCGACACGGCGGCGATCGACGATGTGGTGACGGAGGAGCCCAACGCCAGCGCGCGGGCCGTCGGCCCGGCGCAGGGCACCTACATGCTGGCCTCTCAGCACGAGGAGGTGCTTGCCGTCGCCGTCACCGTCGTGCTCACCGCGGGGCCGTACAGTGGCAGCACCTTCTCCATGGCCGGCCGCGTCAGGGTCTACGACGACAAGGCGGAGGCCGCGGTGGTCGGCGGCACGGGCCGGCTCCGGCGCCCCGCCGGCTACCTGACGTGGAGGATGGTCGAGCTGGTGGTGTCTGAGGGGTACGTGATGGTGGAGCTCGACGTGCACATGTCCGTGCCGCCGGTGAGCGCCGCCGGTGGCAACTGGTGGTCATCTCTGTTGCGATCGATTAACTAA
- the LOC120644988 gene encoding disease resistance protein RGA5-like, whose product MELVMGALPSLIPKLANLAAGEYGLQKEVKGGIIFLQAELESMQGALEKISKTPADKLDDQDKIWARKVREMSFDIEDTIDTYMVRCKGGRKPAEQHGFKEAIDRTLKWFRQPMIRRKIAKEIREIKSHVEEVAMRRDRYQINTDVAKPVTVDPRLLFAQYEVKELVGIDEAREEVIRILMEGNKEVSKQRGKIVSIVGFGGLGKTTLADVVYKKIRARFDCSAFVSVSQTPDLKKLYKQLLYDLGKSINEETLDERRLIELLREFLQDKRYFVVVDDIWDISVWNMIRCALPDNDVGYTIITTTRIFDVAEQAGGVYKMKPLSSNNSRKLFFRRIFGNENKDSNKEIEKCPDDELAEVSDRILKKCAGVPLAIITMASLLACKVRNKLEWYEVDNSVGTGMENNMNVENMRKILSFSYYELPCHLRTCLLYLSMFPEDFEIDKNRLIRMWIAEGFIQCEKYGKSLFELGESYFNELINRSMIELIDDSVTGMPHSCRIHDMVLDLIRSFSCEENFVTILSDMDSTSPSSTIRRLSLQNGKKSHVMAQATRNLLQRARSVVIFPAAVAQVPAAGSCRFLRVLDLEHCNLSHPDSLKYLGNLYQLRYLRLYSTHISQLPEEIGNLQFLQTLDVRSNPISILPSSVVELRNLMCLDIDLLRRVPNGIGNLTCLEQLSWLWIDWSTINIIEELGQLTELRFLRIELDEWNDKLLGCLHKLQKIQELHIAVHRWLCNIGGLDAWVAPRHLRLLNAENGCWFSTLPAWVNPSFVPVLTCLRIAVRELHQVDLDILGRLPALRHLWLMVDNKNLGILQGLIVSPGSFPCLEFCYFFEFVWPVVFQKGAMPRLRVLGLWLLFYVREARGIASSDGGRDLGLGNLPSLQKVIANVQCEGASKEEAEQAKAALRHAAKMHPNHPTHHIYVY is encoded by the exons ATGGAGCTCGTCATGGGGGCACTGCCCAGCCTCATCCCCAAGCTCGCTAATCTGGCCGCCGGCGAGTACGGTCTGCAAAAGGAGGTGAAGGGGGGGATCATCTTCCTCCAGGCTGAGCTCGAGAGCATGCAAGGTGCTCTCGAGAAGATCTCCAAAACGCCGGCAGACAAGCTTGATGACCAGGACAAGATCTGGGCAAGGAAAGTGAGGGAGATGTCCTTCGACATAGAGGACACTATCGACACGTATATGGTGCGATGCAAGGGGGGGAGGAAGCCGGCCGAACAGCATGGCTTCAAGGAAGCCATTGACCGGACCCTTAAGTGGTTCAGGCAGCCTATGATCCGCCGTAAGATTGCTAAGGAGATCAGAGAAATCAAGAGCCATGTCGAAGAGGTAGCCATGCGGCGTGATCGGTACCAGATCAACACTGATGTTGCGAAGCCTGTGACTGTCGATCCTCGGTTGCTATTTGCTCAGTATGAGGTGAAAGAGCTCGTTGGCATTGATGAGGCTAGAGAAGAGGTAATCCGGATTCTAATGGAAGGCAATAAGGAAGTGTCCAAGCAGCGCGGCAAGATAGTTTCAATTGTTGGGTTTGGAGGCCTGGGAAAGACTACTCTTGCTGATGTGGTGTACAAAAAGATTAGAGCACGATTTGATTGCTCAGCTTTTGTTTCTGTATCTCAGACACCCGACCTGAAGAAACTATACAAGCAGTTGCTGTATGACCTTGGCAAGAGCATCAATGAAGAAACACTGGATGAGAGGCGGCTCATCGAACTACTCCGAGAATTCCTTCAAGACAAAAG GtattttgttgttgttgatgacatATGGGATATCTCAGTTTGGAATATGATTAGATGTGCTTTGCCTGATAATGATGTTGGATACACTATTATTACAACTACCCGTATTTTTGATGTTGCTGAACAAGCTGGTGGTGTTTACAAGATGAAACCCCTTTCTTCAAACAATTCTCGGAAGCTATTTTTTAGAAGAATATTTGGTAACGAAAACAAAGACAGCaataaagaaatagaaaaatgtcCTGATGATGAACTTGCAGAAGTATCTGACAGAATACTAAAGAAATGTGCTGGTGTGCCCTTAGCAATTATTACAATGGCTAGCTTGCTAGCTTGCAAAGTAAGAAATAAACTGGAGTGGTACGAGGTGGATAACTCTGTTGGTACTGGCATGGAAAACAATATGAATGTGGAGAATATGAGAAAGATATTGTCTTTCAGCTATTATGAGCTGCCATGCCATCTAAGGACTTGCTTGTTATATTTAAGCATGTTTCCTGAAGATTTTGAAATTGACAAGAATCGTTTGATAAGAATGTGGATAGCCGAAGGTTTTATCCAATGTGAAAAATATGGGAAAAGTCTATTTGAACTCGGAGAGAGTTACTTCAATGAGCTCATAAATAGAAGTATGATTGAACTGATAGATGACTCAGTAACCGGCATGCCACATAGTTGTCGCATACATGATATGGTGCTCGATCTTATCCGTTCCTTTTCATGTGAAGAAAACTTTGTTACCATACTAAGTGATATGGATAGCACATCTCCATCAAGTACGATTCGGAGGTTGTCCCTTCAAAATGGCAAGAAAAGTCACGTGATGGCTCAGGCTACGAGAAACTTGTTGCAACGTGCAAGGTCAGTTGTTATCTTCCCAGCAGCCGTTGCTCAAGTGCCGGCTGCTGGCAGCTGCCGATTTTTACGTGTTCTGGATTTGGAGCATTGCAACCTTTCACATCCTGATAGCCTTAAGTACCTTGGAAATTTATACCAGTTGAGGTACTTAAGACTATATTCTACGCATATTTCTCAGCTCCCGGAAGAAATAGGAAACCTGCAGTTTCTACAAACATTGGATGTGAGGAGCAATCCTATTTCCATCTTGCCTTCAAGTGTTGTCGAGCTAAGAAATTTGATGTGCCTAGACATTGACTTGCTTAGAAGAGTGCCAAATGGAATTggaaacctaacatgccttgaGCAGTTGTCATGGTTATGGATTGATTGGTCCACCATAAACATTATAGAGGAGTTGGGCCAGCTAACTGAACTGAGGTTTCTGCGTATTGAATTGGACGAGTGGAACGACAAGCTGTTGGGGTGCCTACATAAGTTACAAAAGATCCAGGAACTACATATAGCAGTCCATCGTTGGCTATGCAACATCGGTGGATTGGATGCCTGGGTCGCTCCTCGACATCTCCGTTTGTTGAATGCAGAAAACGGCTGTTGGTTTTCTACACTGCCGGCTTGGGTGAATCCATCGTTTGTTCCGGTTCTCACCTGCCTACGGATTGCCGTGAGGGAGCTACATCAGGTGGATCTCGACATCCTCGGGAGGTTGCCAGCTCTCCGCCATCTATGGCTGATGGTGGACAATAAGAACCTGGGAATCCTTCAGGGGTTAATTGTTAGTCCTGGTTCGTTCCCGTGCCTTGAATTCTGTTACTTCTTTGAATTTGTATGGCCAGTGGTGTTTCAAAAAGGAGCTATGCCAAGGCTCAGAGTGCTTGGGCTGTGGTTGTTGTTTTATGTGCGGGAGGCAAGAGGAATTGCCAGCAGCGATGGTGGTCGCGACTTGGGCCTGGGGAACCTGCCATCACTGCAGAAGGTCATCGCTAATGTCCAATGTGAAGGCGCTAGCAAGGAGGAGGCAGAGCAAGCCAAGGCTGCGCTGAGGCATGCAGCTAAAATGCATCCCAATCATCCCACAcatcatatatatgtatattga